The following are from one region of the Salicibibacter kimchii genome:
- a CDS encoding glycosyltransferase, with product MSAKRILMIEPRFNSYYGAQKSMTHLVKSLDSDTFKTYIVTTRNGELNKFLTEEGIDVKIVPLGKSANAFGGRVLSYSIFRKLLVVFQILFFNLRLVFLIKRNNIDIVYANDARAVMYGGIAAKLLRKPLVYYIRADVGNSQVTKLGFALSSRIITIAKGVLDGASESIKNKYKDKIVNIYTGFTFSDHSNQYEDILPSEETDPKILIGYIGSINERKGIDLLVDAMKSSAVKPKIELIFAGGVSPGHEQYWLRLKKEMTENEISYQELGYTDRVQDVMKTIDIKVLPSRSEGLPRSLIEAMYHECAVIATDVGGVQEIIPNDDFGVVISPESTEQLTKAIEGLTSDKTKRDHLAKKGKAYVIDTFRQEKYEREINHLFMNL from the coding sequence GTGTCTGCTAAACGAATTCTTATGATAGAACCGAGATTTAATTCTTATTATGGTGCCCAAAAAAGTATGACTCATTTGGTTAAATCCCTAGATTCGGATACATTCAAAACTTATATAGTTACAACTAGGAATGGGGAACTTAACAAATTTTTAACAGAAGAAGGAATTGATGTAAAAATAGTTCCTTTGGGGAAATCTGCAAATGCTTTTGGCGGGCGTGTACTTAGCTATTCAATCTTTAGGAAATTACTAGTTGTATTTCAGATATTGTTTTTTAATTTAAGGTTAGTATTCTTGATAAAAAGGAACAATATTGACATTGTATACGCCAATGATGCACGTGCAGTAATGTATGGGGGGATCGCAGCTAAACTTCTTCGTAAACCATTAGTTTATTATATTCGTGCGGACGTTGGGAATTCCCAGGTTACTAAACTAGGATTTGCACTATCTAGCAGAATAATAACAATTGCTAAAGGGGTGCTTGATGGAGCATCCGAAAGTATAAAGAATAAATATAAGGATAAAATAGTTAATATCTATACAGGATTTACATTTTCTGATCATAGTAATCAGTATGAGGATATTTTACCGTCAGAAGAGACAGATCCAAAGATTTTAATCGGCTATATTGGATCAATTAACGAGAGGAAAGGAATTGATTTGTTAGTCGATGCTATGAAATCGAGTGCTGTTAAACCAAAGATTGAGTTAATTTTTGCAGGTGGTGTAAGCCCGGGGCATGAACAGTATTGGTTAAGATTGAAAAAGGAAATGACTGAAAATGAAATTAGTTATCAAGAACTAGGCTATACAGACAGAGTCCAAGATGTAATGAAAACAATTGATATTAAAGTATTGCCCTCAAGGTCAGAAGGGCTACCAAGATCATTAATTGAAGCGATGTATCATGAATGTGCAGTTATAGCTACTGACGTTGGGGGAGTGCAGGAAATTATCCCTAACGATGATTTTGGTGTTGTCATTTCACCAGAGTCTACTGAACAATTAACTAAAGCCATCGAGGGTTTAACAAGTGATAAAACAAAAAGGGATCATCTAGCTAAAAAAGGCAAAGCATACGTTATAGATACTTTTAGACAAGAAAAATATGAGAGAGAGATTAATCATTTATTTATGAATTTGTAA
- the wzy gene encoding O-antigen polysaccharide polymerase Wzy, with product MHNFQIKKSTIKFTALLIILVILGSLFFITNNVLGNIMILIFSAILPIIFIKFDLTHPFFWFLPFFLLYSIASPLILIINDESFNSGVVNEALFLNWLAIITFVAVIGVRINSINLKEQNNYFTGFNNMAIISKPLLFIFLIGGSLFVIDYYISGNTEKIGSTENTTLGFLSVSYHAVSLLYAFVLVNKINSKQKLPVVLITGMLVWSFMVFAFIGERDVILKQIWISMFVIHVFYKNIPRPLIITMGLVGLATVPILQHLKNFLAAGQTRGFLSDNFIVDILRSEFSAATSNLKVILTNFNQYEFFYGETLWWAIKNGLFGIGISPNRWYNDTFFSNTAFGQGFSIVAEGYINFGYVGVIIWFIIIGFYIKFLYARAFNSSIWMVVYIVSMPIIVYIIRADLTNFTAQVFKHIVLGTLIIFLVQKILTKRKGNYGKKEKGIMEKQENLNNVARVVNDKY from the coding sequence ATGCATAATTTCCAAATAAAAAAATCAACCATTAAATTTACAGCTTTGCTAATTATATTGGTTATATTGGGCTCTTTATTCTTTATAACAAATAATGTCTTAGGTAACATAATGATCTTGATTTTTTCAGCCATATTACCGATTATTTTTATAAAGTTTGATTTAACACACCCCTTTTTTTGGTTTCTTCCGTTCTTTTTATTATACTCAATAGCTAGTCCACTCATATTAATTATTAATGATGAAAGTTTTAATTCAGGCGTAGTAAATGAAGCTCTTTTTTTAAACTGGTTAGCTATAATCACTTTTGTAGCTGTAATAGGTGTAAGGATTAATAGTATAAATTTAAAGGAACAAAATAATTATTTTACAGGCTTTAACAACATGGCCATTATAAGTAAACCATTACTGTTTATTTTCCTAATAGGCGGTAGTCTGTTCGTTATTGATTATTATATAAGTGGTAACACAGAAAAGATTGGTTCTACTGAAAATACCACATTGGGATTTTTATCAGTAAGTTATCACGCTGTTTCATTATTATATGCATTTGTTTTAGTTAATAAAATTAATAGCAAACAAAAATTACCAGTTGTATTAATAACAGGTATGTTGGTTTGGTCATTTATGGTGTTTGCTTTTATTGGAGAGAGAGATGTAATTCTAAAGCAAATATGGATTAGTATGTTTGTTATACATGTTTTTTATAAGAATATCCCAAGACCATTAATTATAACTATGGGTTTAGTGGGGCTAGCTACAGTACCTATCTTACAACATTTAAAGAACTTTTTAGCAGCTGGACAGACTAGAGGTTTTTTATCTGATAACTTTATTGTAGATATTTTACGATCAGAGTTTAGCGCAGCCACGAGTAATCTTAAAGTTATATTAACCAATTTCAACCAATATGAATTTTTCTATGGTGAAACTCTCTGGTGGGCTATAAAAAATGGGTTGTTTGGGATCGGAATTTCACCAAACCGTTGGTATAATGATACATTTTTCTCGAACACTGCTTTTGGACAAGGTTTTAGTATAGTAGCTGAAGGATATATTAATTTTGGATATGTTGGGGTTATAATATGGTTCATAATAATAGGTTTTTATATCAAGTTCCTTTATGCTCGTGCTTTTAATAGCAGTATATGGATGGTGGTTTATATTGTGAGTATGCCTATCATCGTTTATATTATTAGGGCTGATTTAACCAATTTTACAGCACAAGTATTCAAGCATATTGTACTTGGAACATTAATTATATTCTTGGTCCAAAAAATTCTAACTAAAAGAAAAGGGAATTACGGAAAAAAGGAAAAGGGAATTATGGAAAAACAGGAAAATCTAAATAACGTAGCTAGAGTCGTAAATGATAAGTATTAG
- a CDS encoding glycosyltransferase — translation MALVIKQLIVMYFYVEREEKNLLVSIITVYFNREDNVIDSINSLLSQTHKDLEIIAVDDGSSDNTLKKLESFSDKRLQVITHRNQGFVKSIKKAIHYANGEFIAIHGSGDLSHSARIEKQLDILINNKEIGIVGCFVESINKLTGKIRHYRSQIPDNSSLIEFLKKENPFTHGEVMYRRTVYNQVGGYREFFKYAQDRDLWMRMSLITHFYIVPEVLYTRFNLPGGVSTNADKVVMQRMFNEISRQCIDQKVKGNPDLIEKHGFYAPFFRRRNSKQLSDDLVKQAGSSFMKSDLNMAHKINILSIDEKRTIKNIIAFIVIIISMKSNPFKKVSQLMIRNTIINK, via the coding sequence ATGGCGTTAGTGATAAAACAACTGATTGTTATGTATTTTTATGTTGAAAGAGAGGAAAAGAATTTGCTAGTCTCCATTATTACAGTCTATTTTAATAGAGAGGATAATGTTATCGATTCTATAAACAGTTTATTGTCCCAAACGCATAAGGACCTTGAAATCATAGCTGTTGATGATGGTTCTTCCGATAATACATTAAAGAAACTAGAATCTTTTAGTGATAAAAGATTACAGGTTATCACACATAGAAATCAAGGATTTGTAAAATCTATAAAAAAAGCAATACACTATGCGAATGGAGAATTTATAGCGATTCACGGTTCTGGTGATTTATCTCATTCAGCAAGAATAGAAAAACAATTAGATATTTTGATAAATAATAAAGAGATAGGTATAGTTGGTTGCTTCGTGGAAAGTATAAATAAGTTAACAGGGAAGATACGCCACTATAGATCACAAATACCGGACAATTCATCTCTAATAGAATTCTTAAAAAAAGAAAATCCCTTTACACATGGAGAGGTAATGTATCGACGGACAGTCTATAACCAGGTAGGAGGATATAGGGAATTTTTCAAATATGCACAGGATAGAGATTTGTGGATGAGAATGAGTTTGATTACACATTTCTATATTGTCCCGGAAGTCCTTTATACTAGGTTTAATCTTCCTGGTGGGGTGAGTACAAATGCAGATAAAGTAGTCATGCAAAGGATGTTTAATGAAATAAGTAGACAATGCATTGATCAAAAGGTTAAAGGAAATCCAGATTTAATTGAAAAACATGGGTTTTATGCACCTTTTTTTAGGAGAAGAAATAGCAAACAACTTTCGGATGATTTAGTAAAACAAGCTGGTTCTTCTTTTATGAAAAGCGATCTTAATATGGCCCATAAAATTAATATATTAAGTATAGATGAAAAAAGAACAATAAAAAATATCATTGCCTTCATTGTTATTATCATATCAATGAAAAGTAATCCATTTAAAAAGGTGTCCCAATTAATGATTAGAAATACAATCATAAATAAATGA
- a CDS encoding flippase has product MTNKTKSTAYDVIITFGTKIIVLFGSFIVSVILARLLGPEGKGIVTAIFVIPNILMTAADLGVRQASAYYIGRGYYSTKDIVSSLLSLWVITSVLTMLIATIYYSFGSAQTYGWGLLSIALMTIPLNLLFKYFRGVLQGNQKIGSINVSELIRFIVNLSGVIILVWLLNLDVFGAVLVQFLMAFIVVIYSAFIIKQITTIRFNFDTQILKSLFSKGVTFALALFILTLNYRVDIIFLEHMTNSEQVGIYSVGTTLAELIWQLPAAIGLVLFARSANSRSSKSAIFRAVKLLRFSFNALFFLCLLFWALAPLAIDILYGQDFSESSNVIRLLLPGVLAMVIVKILHPDLAARGFPLYSFWVFLSPLIFNTILNFIFIPEYGYIGAAITSTVTYIIGSVCFLIVYAKKENIKLNDMIILKKDDYKDIASMIKKFKWR; this is encoded by the coding sequence ATGACAAACAAAACAAAAAGCACAGCGTATGATGTTATAATCACTTTCGGAACTAAAATCATAGTCCTATTTGGAAGTTTCATTGTTTCTGTTATTCTGGCTAGATTGTTGGGGCCAGAAGGAAAGGGAATTGTTACAGCAATCTTTGTGATACCCAACATTTTAATGACTGCTGCTGATCTTGGGGTTCGGCAGGCATCAGCCTATTACATTGGAAGAGGATATTATTCCACAAAAGACATTGTATCATCATTGTTATCACTATGGGTGATAACGTCAGTATTAACCATGTTGATTGCAACAATTTATTATAGCTTTGGTTCAGCGCAAACATATGGTTGGGGTTTACTCAGCATTGCTCTTATGACTATACCCTTAAATCTATTATTTAAATACTTTAGAGGCGTTTTACAAGGGAATCAAAAGATTGGAAGTATTAACGTCAGTGAATTGATTAGGTTCATTGTTAACCTTAGTGGGGTAATAATACTCGTATGGTTACTTAATTTAGATGTTTTTGGTGCAGTGCTTGTACAGTTTTTGATGGCATTCATTGTTGTGATTTACTCAGCTTTTATTATTAAGCAAATAACGACTATTCGTTTTAACTTTGACACTCAAATTCTTAAATCTCTATTTTCGAAAGGAGTCACATTTGCACTAGCATTATTTATTTTAACGCTTAATTATAGAGTAGATATTATCTTTCTTGAACATATGACAAACTCTGAACAGGTTGGTATTTATTCAGTAGGCACAACTCTAGCGGAGTTAATATGGCAGTTGCCAGCCGCAATTGGGCTAGTTTTATTCGCAAGAAGTGCCAATTCTAGAAGTTCAAAAAGTGCGATCTTTCGTGCGGTCAAGTTACTAAGATTTAGTTTCAATGCTTTGTTTTTTTTGTGTCTGCTTTTTTGGGCTTTAGCCCCTTTGGCAATAGATATACTATATGGACAAGACTTTAGTGAATCATCTAACGTTATTAGGTTATTACTACCTGGTGTTTTAGCAATGGTTATAGTTAAAATTTTACATCCAGATTTAGCTGCTAGAGGTTTTCCACTATACAGTTTTTGGGTTTTCCTTTCTCCATTAATATTTAATACTATTTTAAACTTCATTTTCATACCTGAATACGGCTATATTGGTGCCGCGATTACTTCTACGGTTACCTATATAATCGGAAGTGTGTGCTTTTTAATTGTGTATGCAAAGAAGGAGAATATTAAACTAAACGACATGATTATTTTAAAAAAAGATGATTATAAGGATATTGCAAGTATGATCAAAAAATTTAAATGGCGTTAG
- a CDS encoding UDP-N-acetylglucosamine 1-carboxyvinyltransferase, translating to MSKLTELSLKERPKATNSYVIKGGKPLKGEVVVQGAKNAALPALVAASLSDEMVEVKNVPLELNDVNNLITLLREVGVEVNSKDETTLTVNGEGWRSTELDPNIASKIRHSLLLLGGSIAKDCSLYLPLAGGCEIGDRKHDLHVLSLKNMGHEVIESGEGIRAIPELDNVNHTEIEFYYPSFGATLNVIFASVLRNGKVTSLKNAAKNPEVLDVIQLLEQMGATFHWTDENTLEIIGVDKLNGTSYRVMSDRIIVSTMIAAIAVTKGNGTIIGGNENVLETEVAIWRKAGLNIQQKENGLFVDGNYKIEPVNIETKAYPGFHTDIQPLHAIIMLRAKGSSTIKETILDGRFLYCEELNKLGANITIENGGFTCVNGASGQVAILEESSPLMGTSNLIASDIRGGAAVVLAALAADEQSEIANVYQIERGYSNLPELINTLGGNVERK from the coding sequence ATGAGCAAACTCACAGAGTTATCATTAAAAGAACGACCAAAAGCAACAAACTCTTACGTAATTAAAGGTGGAAAACCACTTAAAGGTGAAGTTGTTGTGCAGGGTGCTAAGAACGCTGCGCTCCCAGCTTTGGTAGCAGCCTCTCTATCAGATGAAATGGTAGAAGTTAAAAATGTTCCACTAGAACTTAATGATGTTAATAATTTGATAACCTTATTAAGGGAAGTAGGAGTAGAGGTTAATAGTAAGGATGAAACTACTTTAACTGTCAATGGAGAAGGTTGGCGTTCGACGGAATTGGATCCCAATATAGCAAGTAAAATTCGTCATTCGTTATTATTATTGGGAGGAAGTATAGCCAAGGACTGCTCTCTATATTTACCACTAGCGGGCGGATGTGAAATCGGCGACCGTAAACATGATTTACATGTACTCTCCTTAAAAAATATGGGACATGAAGTTATTGAAAGTGGAGAGGGAATAAGAGCGATTCCTGAACTAGATAATGTAAACCATACTGAAATTGAATTTTATTATCCTTCCTTTGGTGCCACTCTGAATGTAATATTCGCAAGTGTACTTAGAAACGGAAAAGTAACATCTTTGAAGAATGCTGCAAAAAACCCGGAAGTTTTAGATGTTATACAGCTTTTGGAACAAATGGGAGCTACATTTCATTGGACTGATGAAAACACCTTAGAAATTATCGGTGTAGATAAACTAAATGGAACTTCATATCGTGTGATGAGTGATCGAATTATTGTCTCAACCATGATAGCAGCGATCGCGGTTACTAAAGGAAATGGAACAATCATCGGTGGTAATGAAAATGTACTGGAAACAGAAGTAGCGATATGGCGAAAGGCAGGATTAAACATACAACAAAAAGAAAACGGACTTTTTGTGGACGGGAACTATAAAATAGAACCCGTTAATATAGAAACTAAAGCCTATCCTGGTTTTCACACAGACATTCAACCACTCCATGCAATTATTATGCTCCGTGCGAAAGGTAGCAGTACAATTAAGGAAACGATCTTGGACGGTAGATTCTTATATTGTGAAGAGTTGAATAAACTGGGGGCAAACATCACAATTGAAAATGGAGGATTCACATGTGTTAATGGAGCAAGTGGGCAGGTAGCAATCCTTGAAGAGTCCTCACCACTGATGGGGACATCAAATTTAATTGCTTCAGACATCCGAGGGGGCGCTGCTGTTGTCCTAGCAGCACTTGCTGCAGATGAGCAAAGTGAGATAGCAAATGTCTATCAAATTGAAAGAGGATACAGTAATCTCCCAGAGTTGATAAATACATTGGGTGGAAATGTAGAACGAAAGTAA